The Vanessa cardui chromosome 27, ilVanCard2.1, whole genome shotgun sequence region AACGGATATTCACAACTACaagttttatgataaattaatgcAAGTACTGCAAATTCATTCTtgaaatacagtttaatattaaaaatgaatatttataagattgttATTCTTAAATACAGCTCTTAATCAATTACAGgtgaattacttaaaataagtaatataaaccaacaaatttatattacatagtcCGTTATGACACATTATAGGTGGCGCTGCATGACGAATcaacattttagttttacttattacattgtagtgttttagaaatttacataataaaatagaatcattaaaatgataatcaacaatatacaattattaattcatatcattaatattttaaaaccattgccGATAAATGGCGACATGAGCTCACATCttccaaagaataaaacaatcaaatctctattaattattagagcctgataaataacatcatcatgtttacaaatagctattaaaatacatatttacgctTCTTAgacatttatctaataaaatataataatataaacgataacttaaaatataaacatcgttATTTGACAACCATTACCGATAGATGGCGACTTGCGCCCATATATACGTAAATACGCATGGAGTAAAATagggcaattttaatattactgatGTTTAATGCAGTTGTATATGTTACAAGTCAGTTGGAGATCGTTGAAATGATTCCGTATCAAAAGGGGCATAAAGTAagatgtatacatttttataaattgaattgcaCTGCCTGATTGTCAGattatgaacatatttttagaaccagaagtaggaagtaggttaaactctaaaacaattatctttctAAAGCGTTCTTCTAGAATGAATCAAACGGATATTCACAACTACaagttttatgataaattaatgcAAGTACTGCAAATTCATTCTTGAAATACagttaaaaacacaaataaccatcaataatcacattacaccgtaataattataattgccaattctcaatgtgtcaactacgaatctcccgcctttttttttttttaaaagtgaagttgtgtgacttgacgctgatgttgcttgtttattccaacaatatatatatttttacatattacagACTACCTTACCTCACACAAGTAGAGTAAtgattatatgtaatatgaaatgttatatgtacatattcatGTACTTTTTCACTGTAGGACTTATCAAAGTACACCACGATCAATATTTAGGACGTCCGGATCACCACTAGTGCGTACCTGCATCGGTGACAGGTGGAAGGCATCAGTCACGTGACAGCAGAAGGATCAGAGCGCACACTGCATTAGTCTGGAGAAGTGTCGCTACACGCGGAGCTAACGTACGCGTCGTCACGTCGCACGTCGGGAGAAGCACTCGACGGCGCCGCGCCGAGTGAGTGCCGCGCGCGCTGACGCGTCACGCGAGCGCGTTGCCGCAGCAGTGTAACAGAGCGCGTTGCAGCGGAGGGGCGCGGCGCGGGGCGGCTGCTGCTGGAGAGCGCGGAGGTGCGCGCGGCCGACGTGCTCGTGTGCGGCGCGTGCGGCTTCGAGTCGGCCGCGCGCGACGCCTTCCGCCGACACATCGAGCGCGAGCACGGCGTCACGCCCTGCTGAGAGCTAGTGAGATCGactattctattatatatacctattagTTGATTACTCGTCTTTACTCATGTTGTCGCGATTGTTAGGTACTCACCAGCAGCGCCGTCTGGGGGAATTGACACCGACGACTAAGAGAGGAAAATAAAGGAAATGTTGCATTCCATaagtcttttatttattgttcaaaTAATACCTGAACGTGGTCATCAGTGTCTCTTATTCTAAaagatactttaaaaattatgatagCGATGACTATAGGGAACGATCTCTATTGACATTATAATTCTCTTCGGGGCCAGAAAAGAACAGAATGGGACGACTTGGGTGCTCGTTTCTATAACAAAATATCTCTGTAAAGATTGAATCTCGAGCGTACAACGACTTGAaactattcataatattttaataattatttccatttttaatcTTGTCTTATCAAATTGTTAAGGTCGATATTATATCATTTGGAGAGGCCTGTGTAAGCAGTACGCAAGTATGGGCtcctaatgatgatgatgataaaattcCTAGTTTTTGTGCGAATTCAAGTAAATTAGAAATGAAACACGTTTTTGAGAACTTCAATACCTTTATTAACTAAGGAATACGACACATCGATCGTAACAAGCGGATCATGCACTAATTATATACTCttacatattgtataaaacctaaaaaaatatatgttaatactCCACAATGCAACGAGCGCTATCCAGGCAGTGACGCGAGTCAAGGCACCGCTGGCGTCCACTTCAGTTCCTTAACCTAACCTACGGCGTACAACAGTCGATATATCGACGATAATTCCACTATTCAACTAAAATGAATCAAATTCAATATCGTATAAACCTTACAATAACATTTCAATTCCTGTTCTAAACAACAAATAACATCTGAGTATAGCTGCCTTAAATTTAATGTCAATATAACGTAACATTGCactaaaatattgcaaattaaaaactattttctatctatattaatgttgatGTCGACTGTAAGATTTTGTTagcgtatatttattataaattgtacgtTTTGACCATCGTACTCTATGTATGTACTGgctgttatagtacgacacaatttaaatgtagcatcgatatataaagaaaacaacAATCGTCAATTTGtttatatcacattacaaattattacgtttgcgtaaagatagTTTTCGCATAAGAAATGAATAAAGATTCATGCTTTCAAGGCacttcggatgtgatcggttttatcatttttgccgacgctacatctgagttgtgtcgtactgtacgcaGCCGCATTGGAGCGAACGCAGAACTTCATGTGTTCTTCTGTTCAAGCACACCTACTCTCTCTGTTTACAAATGACTAATGgcaacttaaaattaaatatcaataaaaaaaaatataacaaattttgatACTTGCAGATTGCACAGAGTATACGACCGTTCCAAATTGGTCCCTAAAAATCCTTAGCAAGGATCATTATCAAATTGTATACCTATAACATTAAATCTACATTTATCTACAATGCTCTGTtctatttatatagtaatagttGTAtagatcaatttaattaatctaagaTCCGGGTACACAATTCCCGAGTTATATCGAATCTAAAGTTAAACTATGAACTACGaatcgaaattaaaacataacctAGATTCGTATAAAATCTTTACTGCATTACAATTTAAGGTCATAATGAAGTAAAGAAACCCATAACAAACtacaaaataagatataaacaaacaaacaaacttattttaatacaattattgataACGTTAATATGATGAGGTGAAACAGTTAgtgcacacacacaaacacacgattatttatttatggtataataATCAACTTGACCCATTTTATGAGGCCTCTTACTTGGTGTAATGTGTTCGCATGTTAAAATTGTTCGAACAcatgtatagtatatatgtaattgGATTTGCTTTATTCGCACAAGTACAAGCAAACAATGCAAATCCCAAGAAGTCAAAAAATCAGGCAAATGTTTGCAATATTTTGAACGTTAAATGATTCGGACGCAAATATGCTGACTCGAATGAAGTGTAATGTTAATTCTACACAAAATAGTCACTTTTGTTAAATGTCAAACCTCCCTGAACAAGAGAAgctaaattgacttttaagacACTAATGTATTACGTCTATCTACAATGAACGTCCTATCAAGACTCCCTATCGTTCGTGAGGTTGCATCACACTATCCAACCCCAGAGAACCGTTACCAATCCACATAGAAAACCCATCTAAAGTccccataatattaatataggctTCCGATTGGAGTCTGTCAGTCTGTGCGGATACTATTTGATAACAGACCATAAGTCTCTACCAATACAAATTGACCCAATATAAAATACCATCGTTTATATAATATGGGAGTCGTAATGTTCAACTCTTTATCTCCATCTTTGTTTACATTGTGTTATAggatgtataaatattaatttcttgtaTAATCTTTAACATTTAAGGCACTTTTCAATCGCATCTTATTCCTTATAATCACAAGTTAAGACACATTTTAAACTACACACTTAAGATACTGTATCGTTAACATTTTCAATACAATACTCTGCCCCCAACTTATTTGTTGATAGTCGCTGGCTCACGTTGAAAGTTGCCAACTACCTCCCTCTCGTGTATCAACGGCACCGGTGTAATGTGCCAGTCGTGTGATCACCGCAGATGTCACACAGTCATCCATCGACTCCGTCGTCGGTCGCCAGTCCCGTCGGCCGGCGCTCGGCCGGGCGTCAGTTGCCAGTCGGGCTGAGCAGCAGCGCGTTGTCCTCGATCCTCTCCAGGCGGTACGTGGAGTTGTCCGGCAGGTGACGGACCAGCTCGTCGGTGAGCCGGACTCTCGCGTTGTTCGGTCCCGACACGAGGACGGTCTCGCACTCCTGGGAAATGTATAAATTTGGATTACTCTTCATTAACATACTTCGAAGTGTAACAGTATCGTATGCAACAATCCTCTATCTAAGACTACACTGGGGCGCTTGGGGCCAGCCGGTACGTGTGCCGCGTGCGGCGGCGCGCGGTACCTGTGCGTGCGGCAGCAGCGCGCGCAGCTTGTGCAGCAGGTCGTGCGCGCGCGCCGCGTGCAGGTACAGCGCGCTGTgcacgccgccgccgccgccgccgccgccgcccgcgcacaCGTACAGCGTCAGCCGCGGCTCGATGCGCCTGCGGGGACCGCACGccgtacattattttatatgaaaaaaaaatgtttttgacaaACCCCTCCCCTCAAAACAGAGAGGTCTTCGTCCAGTAGTGGGACATTAGgggttgttacttttttacgtCATCActatatatcataaaacaaagacgctttcTCTGttgcggtttattttaatagatagagtgattcgagaggaaggtttttgtatgtaataaatacatggacaatatagtaaagaaacattgataatttagtaatttctaatgtgatgtcgtaaataaacagactctgtagtatattaagtatcagtatggctcccgtgcgaagccggagcgagTCGCCAGTTTGTTATGGCTTAGTACAGAATACAAACCCACTTGGCGTGCAGCGCGTTAAACAGGCGGATGCCGTTGGCgagatttttattcaaaatcataatatattttatagaaaaaaattatcctTAAACAACATACTATGTATAGACAGAAAGTATGTAGTTTGTCCTCTATGGTTGTTTTTTGTTACCGTTAGATTAGAATACTGCatctatttatacatatacttatgtaCTGTAACACTATGTACACATTTGATATATAAGATATCAACTGTGTACTTAGCAAGTTCttgtaaataagaaaattataattcatatgatAGCTGTAGTTATGCGAGCTCATTGGGGTGGGTAGTACTCACAGCTAATTCTACTTACTGATACAGCAGCAATCGCAAGGGTACATGGTACATCACCATTAATTAAGTTTACAAGCACCTCGAAATGAAAACAGTTAAAGAGATAATTCGAATTTTGGCAATTAAATACAATGACCGATCAATCCGCCACCATAAAACTACACTCGCCAACTCGTCGTGGACCAATGTGTGAGATGACTAAAACGCCATCATATCTTAGAGCTAGAAGACCAGCAGTAGCTCTGAGCAACAGATGTCGTGCTTTCGATAGGAAGCCTCTTCGCATGACAGCATTTTCAACAGACATGCCCTTAGCTATAGGACTGATTGCAAATATAAGAGGAAAAGATTTCCTAACAGTTATACTATGTACGAGTTCTGGCTTAAAGTTAGTAGGgcagtaattacaggcacaaaagaTGTCATAAATATTGCTTTATTGAATGTACGCTGTAGTGTCTGGTTTGtgcttatattgattttatttgataactaGCTGTGatcgcgaccttgtacgcgtttgaagtagacaaaaaaatgtattgttatagcctaagttactccttattatatcagttaactgccagtgaaagttccgtcaaaatcggtccagtcgttccagagttTAGCctcgacaaacagacagacagacaaaaatagtaaaaaatgttattttatgtaccaTGTATATGTCGGAGATATAGTTGGGTTGTCAGCTTCCATTGCAATTAAACGCagccaaataaatattatttatttcatggtattaacaattttataaattaagtaaattcttcGAAAAAGTGTCAATGCGATGTGTCGTTGCTAAAAGAATCTTCGTTTCTAAAGCGTTCTTCTAGAATTAATCAAACGGATATTCACAACTACaagttttatgataaattaatgcAAGTACTGCAAATTCATTCTtgaaatacagtttaatattaaaaatgaatatttataagattgttATTCTTAAATACAGCTCTTAATCAATTACAAGTGAATTCCTTAAAACAAGTAATATAAACcaacatttatattacatagtCCGTTATGACACATTATAGGTGGCGCTGCATGACGAATCCACATTTTAGTTTCACTTATTACATTGTAGTGTTttagaaatttacataataaaatagtatcattaaaatgataattaacaatatacaattattaattaacatcattaatattttaaaaccattgccGATAAATGGCGACATGAGCTCACATCTTCTaaagaataaaacaatcaaatctctattaattattagagcctgataaataacatcatcatgtttacaaatagctattgaaatacatatttacgcTTCTTAgacatttatctaataaaatataataatataaacaataacttaaaatataaacctCGTTATTTGACAACCATTACCGATAGATGGCGACTTGCGcccatatatacataaatacgcatggagtaaaaaagggcaattttaatataactgatGTTCAATGCAGTTGTATATGTTACAGGTCAGTTGGAGATCGTTAAAATGACTCCGTATCAAAAGGGGCATAAAGTAagatgtatacatttttatatatttaattgcacTGCCTGATTGTCAGattatgaacatatttttagaaccagaagtaggaagtaggttaacctctaaaacaattaactttaatttaaaataacactcaatctaccacaaaagaaaaacatgtagtctacaacacaaataaccatcaataatcacattacaccgtaataattataattgccaattctcaatgtgtcaactacgaatctcccgcctttttttttttttaaaaagtgaagttgtgtgacttgacgctgatgttgcttgtttattccaacaatatatacatttttatatattacagacTACCTTACCTTACACAAGTAGAATAATTACTATATGTTATTGAAATGTTATACGTACATATTCATGTACTTTTTTACTGTAGAACTTATCAAAGTACACCACGATCAATCAATGAATAATTTAGGACGTCCGGATCACCACTAGTGCGTATCTGCATCGGTGACAGGTGGAAGGCATCGGTCACGTGACAGCAGAAGGATCAGAGCGCACACTGCATTAGTCTGGAGAAGTGTCGCTACACGCGGAGCTAACGTACGCGTCGTCACGTCGCACGTCGGGAGAAGCACTCGACGGCGCCGCGCCGAGTGAGTGCCGCGCGCGCTGACGCGTCACGCGAGCGCGTTGCCGCAGCAGTGTAACAGAGCGCGTTGCAGCGGAGGGGCGCGGCGCGGGGCGGCTGCTGCTGGAGAGCGCGGAGGTGCGCGCGGCCGACGTGCTCGTGTGCGGCGCGTGCGGCTTCGAGTCGGCCGCGCGCGACGCCTTCCGCCGACACATCGAGCGCGAGCACGGCGTCACGCCCTGCTGACTGCTAGTGAGATCgactatttcattatatatacctattagTTGATTATTCGTCTTTACTCATGTTGTCGCAATTGTCAGGTCTGGGGGATTTCGACGACTCTCTGAGCTGTGCGACACCAACGACCAAGAGAGGAAAATAAAGGAAATGTTGCATTCCATAAgtcttttatttacttttcaaataataCCTTAACGTGGTGATCAGTGTCTCTTATTCtaaaacatactttaaaaattatgatagCGATGACTAAACTGAATCTCAAGTTGAAGGGTAGAGATGAAACTAATCTGGAGATTTCTAGAGATGAGATAATCTAAAAGATGCAGATtagctaaaatgttatgtaatatttatcaaaaacagCTGATATCAACAAGCGCCTGTAGTGctgtttgatattaaattagtttatctGCATATTTCAGATTCGATGACAGAAATTgagtttatatgttatttattgtgtattatgttattatagtgACTTTattcataagcccggccaatcaggagcgttttgtgtcacgtgacaaacgtttgaaaaaatgcatttttatttattgattattgaataaattaagtattattttcaactttcgttagtaaataaccatttttaaactcttaatatacactgattacaaaaattcacaatttatttttcgcattgtcaaatagtctattttATCAATCAGCCTTTAAGGTTAATTCACCGCCaaattttttctattattttaatagtaattgatACAGTGGCACAGTTACAGTACTAATCAGTTTTTCATTTACGTTGCACCCGATAGGGACCGATATCTATTGACATTATAATTCTCTTCGGAGCCAGAAAAGAACAGAATGGATCGACTTGGTTGCTCGTTTCTATAACAAAATATGTCTTGtcgatattatttcatatagagAGGCCTGTGTAAGCAGTACGCAAGTATGGGCtcctaatgatgatgatgataaaattcCAAGTCTTTTGTGCGAATTCAAGTAAATTAGAAATGAAACACGTTTTTGATAActtcaatacatttattaactaAGGAATACGACACATCGATCGTAACAAGCGGTTCATGCACTAATTATATACTCttacatattgtataaaacctaaaaaaatatattttaatactccaCAATGCAACGAGCGCTATCCAGGCAGTGACGCGAGTCAAGGCACCGCTGGCGTCCACTTCAGTTCCTTAATCTAACCTACGGCGTACAGCAGTCGATATATCGACGATAATTCCGCTATTCAACTAAAATGAATCAAATTCAATATCGTATAAACcttataataacatttcaattCCTGTTCTAAACAACAAATAACATCTGAGTATAGCTGCCTTAAATTTAATGTCAATATAACGTAACATTGCactaaaatattgcaaattaaaaactattttctatctatattaatgttgatGTCGACTGTAAGATTTGTTAgcgtatatttgttatatattgtacGTTTTAACCATCGTACTCTATGTATGTACTGgctgttatagtacgacacaatttaaatgtagcatccataaataatgaaaaaaaaaaacaatcgtaaatttttttatatgacattacaaattattacgtttgcgtaaagatagTTTTCGCATAAGAAATGAATAAAGATTCATGCTTTGAAGGCacttcggatgtgatcggtttcatcatttttgccgacgctacatctgagttgtgtcgtactgtacgcaGTCGCATTGGAGCGAACGCAGAAC contains the following coding sequences:
- the LOC124540936 gene encoding transcription factor CP2-like; amino-acid sequence: MILNKNLANGIRLFNALHAKRIEPRLTLYVCAGGGGGGGGGVHSALYLHAARAHDLLHKLRALLPHAQECETVLVSGPNNARVRLTDELVRHLPDNSTYRLERIEDNALLLSPTGN